Sequence from the Clostridium saccharobutylicum DSM 13864 genome:
AAGAAGAGACTTTTGTCACGTACAAGGGGACTGTTAAGGATGTGTTGCAAGAAAAGGGAGTAGAAATATCTTCTAAAGATAAAGTGCAACCATCATTGGAATCCAAAGTATCTGAGAAAGAAACTATTAAATTAAAAACAGCTGTCCCAATAGAAATCAATGCAAATGGTAAAAAAGTAGAAGTAAAAACAGCAGAAAATACTATTGGAGATATGTTAGAGGCAGAAAAAAATGCATTAAAGGAACAAGGAATTGAATTTGACCAACATGTAGATGAAGCATCACCAGCATTAGATTCACAAATACAAGGTGATGAAAGTGTACAACTTGTCAAAGTTCAAACAAAAAGTGTTGTTGAGAAAGAAGCAATTAACTTTGATACAATAGTCGAGAAAGATCCAAATCTTGACAGCAGTGTTCAAAAGGTTAAGAGTGATGGAGTTAATGGCGAAAAGGAAATTACTTATCAAGTAGTATATAAAGATGGGAAAGAAATTTCTCGTAATGTAAAGAGCACTAAAACTATTTCTGAACCACAAAACAAAGTTATGATAAAAGGAACTGGTCAAGTGTATGCAAGTAGAAGTGGAGATAGTGTAAATTACAAGAAGAAGTTAAGTTGTGAAGCAACCGCATATAGTGGTCATTCTACTACTGCTACAGGTAGAACACCTGTTAGAATTTCAGGCGGCATGAGTACAATTGCAGTTGATCCATCAGTGATTCCATTAGGAAGTAAAGTGTATGTAGATGGATATGGATACGCAATTGCAGCAGATACAGGTAGTGCTATAAAAGGTAACATAATAGATTTATATCTTAACTCGGCAAGTGAATGTGATAGTTGGGGAAGAAGACAGGTTAATGTATTAATAGTTGCTTATCCAGGAGAATGGTAACTTATCTTAGGAGATAACAGATGTTATCTCTATTTTTTTTCTTTAAATTATAGTTGTTTTGGAATATTATTAATAGAGGGATAAAATTAACAATAGAATACATATAAGACACAGTCAAAAAATTACAGAGTAATTTGAAAGCTATATAATATAGATTACGTAAGAAGTATTAAAACTATTGATGAAAGGAAGATAATATTGATAAAAGAAGTAATAGTCGTTGAAGGTAGAGATGACGTTGATGCAGTAAAAAAAGCTTTAGATGCAGAAATAATAGCTGTTGGTGGTTTCGGAATAAATGCAAAAGTAATTGAAAGAATACAGGAAGCTCAAAAAAGAAAGGGTGTAATTATATTAACTGATCCGGATTTTGCAGGTGAAAAGATAAGGAGAATAATTTCTAAAAGGGTTAAAGGTATAAAGCATGCATACATTTCAAAGGAAGATGGGCTTAAAAATGGCGATATAGGAGTTGAAAATGCTTGTCCTGAAGTTATTTTAAGAGCACTTGAGATGGCTAAAATTACTCAAGTAGAAAAACAAGAATTTTTTAATATGCAGGATATGTTTTATTTTAAGCTTACAGGAGATAATACATCTAAGATCAGAAGAGGTATGCTTGGTAAAATATTAGGTATAGGATATGGAAATGCAGGTCAAATGATTTCTAGATTAAATAATTATGGAATAACAAAAGAAGAATTCAGTAATGCTATAAAAGAAATAGAAAAACAATTGGAAGCAGGTAATAAATAGATGGATTTAAAAGATATTAAAACTCAAGAACTTGTTAAAAAGTATAATTTTAAGTTTTCAAAAAGCCTTGGGCAAAATTTTTTGGTTGATGATTCAGTACTTAGTGATATAGTTGATGGAGCAGACGTTAATAATGAAGATTTTATTATAGAAATTGGACCAGGAGTAGGAACGTTAACTGCTCAGCTTTTAATGAAGGCTAAAAAGGTAACAGCTATAGAATTAGATAATGACTTAATTCCAATCCTTGAACAAGAGCTAGGCGAGAATCAAAACTTTAGTCTAATACATAAGGATGCATTGAAAGTAGATTTTAATGAACTTATTGGTGATGAAAAGAGTGTGAAGCTTGTAGCAAATCTTCCTTACTATGTTACTACACCAATAATAGTTAAGCTTTTAAAAGATGGATATAACTTTAAATCTTTGACTATAATGATACAAAAGGAAGTTGCAGAAAGAATTAATGCTGAACCAGATTGTAAAGAATATGGAGCATTATCTGTTTTAGTACAATATTATTGTAATACAAGTATAGTAAGAAGAGTTGCACCAACTTGTTTTATGCCAAGACCAAAGGTTGAATCTATAGTAATAAGATTAGATAGATTAGAAGAACCAAGGGTAAAAGCTAAAGATACAAAACTTATGTTTGAATTAGTAAGAGCTGGATTTAATATGAGAAGAAAAACTTTATGGAATGCTGCAAAGACACTTAAGCTTGAAAAAGAAAAATTAGAAGAAGCTTTTGAAAGATCAGGAATAGATCCTAAAAGAAGAGCAGAAACATTAACATTGGAGGAATTTGCAACACTATCAGATTGCATATATGATATGAAAACAAATTGCTAAAATGATTAGAGATTATATTAAGGTGAGTACATACTTAGACGGTAATGTACTCATTTTTTTATTGTAATAGTTTAGATGGAATATGATGTTAAATATTACGCTTTAAGTTTACTCTCCCTATAAATATATCAAGGTAGCTTAAATAAATATAAGTAATTTTTATTATTAAAAAATAATGTCCATTTTTTTAATTGATTTTACAAATAGTAAAGGCGTTACTAAGTCGTGTAGATTTTCCTTTAAATCATAATTTGGTTTGAGAGGCATATAATATATGGAATAAATATATGTGGAGGTAACGTAGGGGTGGCACATAATAAGTTATATAGAAATTTTATAATATTACAAGAAGATGAAAGAGGATACTCATCTTCTAAAGATAAAGCTTTATCTGGATATGCAAAGATAGAAGTAAAAGGAGATAAATGTAAGGTATCTTTTTATGCCCAAAACCTTAGACACGAAGATGATTATTCCATGGTACTTATCTGCTGTAAAAGAGATTTTAAACAATTAGTTGATTTGGGCCCTTTAACAGTAAATGAAGTGGGGAAAGGAGATACGAGTAAAGAATACTATATTAATAACATAGCTGGGCTAGGAATATCTTACGAAAAAATATCTGGAGCTGCTATTTGTAAGACTAAAGGTGGAGAAAATAAATTCATAATGCATGGTTTCATGAATGGTGAGGAGTCTGCTGATAATTGGACAAAATATAAAATAGTTGGCGTAGATTATAAAAAATATAATAATAAATTAGAACCAAATCTTAAACCTAAGGAAAAAGTTAGTACTAGCCTTGATACAAATGATAAGGTTATAACAGTGGAACCTAGTAAAGAGTTAGCAGCGCCAGAAAAAATAATTAAAGCAGAAAATAATGTAATTGATAAAGTTGAGACTAAAATAGAATCTAAAGTGAACATAAAAACAGAATGCTTAAATGAAAGCATTTCTAATTCAAAAGATAATAATAATTTAGAAAATGTTATAGTAAAAAGAGGAGAAGAGCCAACTGTAATAACAGAAGAAAGAGATAAGATAAAAGAAAATATAATAGAATTGGATGAAGATAGAAGCAAATGCAATAAATGCGGAGAAAAAGAAAAGGATCATAAGGTTTATGATAAAGATAATAAGGCATGTCTAGAGGAGAAAAAGGAGCATGACAAAGAACATAAGATGCATAGTGAAAAAGAGCACAAAGCTTATGATGAAAAGTGCCATAAGACTTATGGTGAAAAAGAAAATAAGAAGATGTGTGTTGGAGAAGTTATAGAGGCAATAGCTGACAAATTAGAAACTTACGATGGATCTATAAACTTAGAAATAAAGGGACATGATAAAGAGGTTGTTATATATGGATTTATAAAAGATAAAAAGAGTAGTGAATGTGGTTGGAAGAAATTCAAGATAGAGAAAAAATGTAGACTTGATGATGAGGATATATTTATTGAGCAAAATAGTAAGAGAATAGAAGAAAATATTAGATTAGATAAAATAGATTTTGAAGAATACGAAAATGAGATTAAAAAATCAAATCAAGCAAACAATAATTACTTTAAAAAAATAACTCCACAAAGTAATACGGAAGTTAAAACAACAACTCCAGAAATCAATACTGAAGTTGAAAAAATAACCCCACAAACTACTACCGAAGTTAAGGAGTCGACACCAGAAACCACTACTGAAGTTAAGGAATCAACACCACAAATGACTACTGAAGTTAAAGAATCAACACCACAAATGACTGGTGAAGTTAAGGAATCAACACCAGAATACAACTTTGAAATTAAGGGAAAAGTGGGGCAATACTTTGAGAAGCTTGCAGAAGGATTTGAACTATTAAAAAATAAGTTAAATGATATAAACTATTGTAAGTGGTATAAAGTTATTGTTAATAAAATGGAAGACTTATTTGATGAATCAGATTATAATAAGTATACATTAGCATACTATCCAAT
This genomic interval carries:
- a CDS encoding 3D domain-containing protein, translated to MIEKLKNFTRQSFSNSPKAKIIIGTVAMAVVIVTAVTVMSLRKTLVISIDGKEETFVTYKGTVKDVLQEKGVEISSKDKVQPSLESKVSEKETIKLKTAVPIEINANGKKVEVKTAENTIGDMLEAEKNALKEQGIEFDQHVDEASPALDSQIQGDESVQLVKVQTKSVVEKEAINFDTIVEKDPNLDSSVQKVKSDGVNGEKEITYQVVYKDGKEISRNVKSTKTISEPQNKVMIKGTGQVYASRSGDSVNYKKKLSCEATAYSGHSTTATGRTPVRISGGMSTIAVDPSVIPLGSKVYVDGYGYAIAADTGSAIKGNIIDLYLNSASECDSWGRRQVNVLIVAYPGEW
- the rnmV gene encoding ribonuclease M5 encodes the protein MIKEVIVVEGRDDVDAVKKALDAEIIAVGGFGINAKVIERIQEAQKRKGVIILTDPDFAGEKIRRIISKRVKGIKHAYISKEDGLKNGDIGVENACPEVILRALEMAKITQVEKQEFFNMQDMFYFKLTGDNTSKIRRGMLGKILGIGYGNAGQMISRLNNYGITKEEFSNAIKEIEKQLEAGNK
- the rsmA gene encoding 16S rRNA (adenine(1518)-N(6)/adenine(1519)-N(6))-dimethyltransferase RsmA, which codes for MDLKDIKTQELVKKYNFKFSKSLGQNFLVDDSVLSDIVDGADVNNEDFIIEIGPGVGTLTAQLLMKAKKVTAIELDNDLIPILEQELGENQNFSLIHKDALKVDFNELIGDEKSVKLVANLPYYVTTPIIVKLLKDGYNFKSLTIMIQKEVAERINAEPDCKEYGALSVLVQYYCNTSIVRRVAPTCFMPRPKVESIVIRLDRLEEPRVKAKDTKLMFELVRAGFNMRRKTLWNAAKTLKLEKEKLEEAFERSGIDPKRRAETLTLEEFATLSDCIYDMKTNC